The Acidimicrobiia bacterium genome window below encodes:
- a CDS encoding RtcB family protein, translated as MTVELVEETPERWRIERRGAMRVPGIVFASRALLPDVAGDRSLEQVVNVATLPGIVEASYAMPDVHWGYGFPIGGVAATDVEREGVVSPGGVGFDISCGVRLLVSGVHHDELAPDLGRLMDELDQHVPRGLGPGAVWHLASEDELRELLVEGARYAVMRGYGVARDLERCEDGGALADAAPDDVGERALARGFGQVGSLGAGNHFLEVQTVDAIFDAALAEAFGLRPGLVCVMIHSGSRGLGHQICSDQVRAMLPRMGAYGIDVPDRQLACAPVRSPDGRAYLGAMAAAANYGRANRQLLTEATRRAFQRAVQGADLELLYDVSHNLAKLEWHEVSGERRLLCVHRRGATRALPPGHSDLPPDLRETGQPVLIPGSMGTASYVLAGVAGGGAFHSTCHGAGRRMSRTAARKQVRGAALAAELEAAGISVRSHSPRALAEEAPFSYKNVDEVVLTCERAGLARRVARLRPVGVVKA; from the coding sequence GTGACCGTCGAGCTGGTCGAAGAGACGCCCGAGCGGTGGCGGATCGAGCGACGCGGGGCGATGCGCGTGCCGGGCATCGTGTTCGCGTCACGGGCCCTGCTGCCCGACGTCGCCGGCGACCGGTCGCTGGAGCAAGTTGTCAACGTCGCCACCCTTCCCGGGATCGTCGAGGCGTCCTACGCGATGCCGGACGTGCACTGGGGGTACGGGTTCCCGATCGGGGGAGTCGCGGCAACCGACGTCGAACGTGAGGGTGTGGTGTCTCCCGGCGGTGTCGGCTTCGACATCTCGTGCGGTGTGCGGCTGCTCGTCTCGGGTGTGCACCACGATGAGCTCGCTCCCGATCTCGGCCGGCTCATGGACGAGCTCGACCAGCATGTGCCCAGGGGGTTGGGCCCGGGAGCGGTGTGGCATCTCGCGAGTGAGGACGAGCTCCGCGAGCTACTCGTCGAAGGCGCCCGGTACGCGGTGATGCGTGGCTATGGAGTCGCTCGTGACCTCGAACGATGCGAAGACGGCGGCGCGCTCGCAGATGCGGCACCCGATGACGTCGGCGAGCGGGCGTTGGCGCGCGGCTTCGGTCAGGTCGGCAGCCTCGGCGCGGGGAACCACTTTCTGGAGGTGCAAACCGTCGATGCGATCTTCGACGCCGCGCTTGCCGAGGCATTCGGTCTACGACCGGGACTGGTATGTGTGATGATCCACTCGGGTTCGCGGGGGCTCGGCCACCAGATCTGCTCGGATCAAGTACGAGCGATGCTGCCGCGCATGGGCGCCTACGGGATCGACGTCCCCGATCGGCAGCTCGCCTGCGCGCCTGTCCGTTCGCCCGACGGGCGCGCGTATCTCGGTGCGATGGCAGCAGCCGCGAACTACGGGCGCGCGAACCGCCAGCTCCTCACCGAGGCGACCAGGCGCGCGTTCCAGCGCGCCGTCCAAGGTGCCGATCTCGAGCTCCTCTATGACGTGTCGCACAATCTCGCCAAGCTCGAATGGCACGAGGTCTCGGGTGAGCGTCGCCTCTTGTGCGTGCATCGCAGGGGAGCCACCCGCGCGCTCCCGCCCGGGCATTCTGACCTGCCGCCCGACCTGAGAGAGACCGGGCAACCGGTGTTGATCCCCGGCTCGATGGGCACGGCGTCATATGTGCTCGCAGGTGTCGCGGGCGGTGGAGCGTTCCACTCGACCTGTCATGGTGCGGGCCGGAGGATGAGCCGAACCGCGGCGCGGAAGCAGGTTCGTGGCGCGGCGCTCGCCGCCGAGCTCGAAGCGGCCGGGATCTCGGTTCGTTCCCACTCCCCACGGGCATTGGCCGAGGAAGCGCCGTTCTCCTACAAGAACGTCGACGAGGTCGTGCTCACGTGTGAACGCGCCGGCCTTGCCCGTCGTGTGGCGCGCCTGCGCCCGGTGGGGGTCGTCAAGGCCTGA
- a CDS encoding archease has translation MSDQSARGAGHRLVPHVADVILEAWGTTRVACLEEAALGLVESFADIEDIEPTDRIPVSLRAVSDEDVLVLLLEEVIYVIEALGKVPLGVDLAEHADGSVGGFFATIPSERVEAIGALPKGVSRSDLLFERRNGQWRCHVLVDV, from the coding sequence ATGAGCGATCAATCGGCCAGAGGCGCAGGGCACCGCCTCGTGCCACATGTCGCCGATGTGATTCTGGAAGCGTGGGGGACGACGCGGGTCGCCTGTCTCGAAGAAGCGGCGCTCGGGCTGGTCGAGTCGTTCGCGGACATCGAAGACATCGAGCCGACCGACCGCATCCCGGTGTCGCTCCGCGCGGTCAGCGACGAGGATGTGCTCGTCTTGCTGCTCGAGGAGGTGATCTACGTCATCGAAGCGCTCGGCAAGGTTCCCCTGGGTGTGGATCTCGCCGAGCATGCGGACGGAAGTGTGGGAGGGTTCTTCGCGACGATCCCGTCGGAGCGCGTGGAAGCGATCGGAGCGCTCCCCAAGGGCGTGTCACGATCCGATTTGCTGTTCGAGCGGCGGAATGGACAGTGGCGTTGCCATGTGCTCGTGGACGTCTGA
- a CDS encoding CBS domain-containing protein — protein sequence MKIENEAIRTLLRRAPVAVDPQMTLRAVAQILAEESIGAVVVRRERPLGTPHSYTIGVVSERDISHAVARGMDPDTTRAADVMTAELADAEPDETILRVATRMMANEVRHLPVNEGEELIGVISERDVLRALVQALHDQSKV from the coding sequence GTGAAGATCGAGAACGAAGCAATTCGCACATTGCTGCGGCGCGCCCCTGTAGCCGTAGATCCCCAGATGACATTGCGTGCAGTGGCCCAAATCCTCGCCGAGGAGTCGATCGGCGCAGTCGTGGTCCGGCGCGAGCGTCCACTCGGGACGCCGCACAGCTACACGATCGGTGTGGTGTCGGAACGCGACATCAGTCATGCCGTCGCCCGTGGCATGGACCCCGACACGACTCGGGCCGCGGACGTGATGACGGCAGAACTCGCAGACGCGGAGCCGGACGAAACGATCCTGCGCGTGGCCACACGCATGATGGCCAACGAGGTCCGTCATCTCCCCGTCAACGAGGGCGAGGAACTGATCGGTGTGATCTCGGAGCGAGACGTGTTGCGCGCCCTGGTGCAAGCGTTACACGACCAGAGCAAAGTGTGA